Proteins found in one Abyssibius alkaniclasticus genomic segment:
- a CDS encoding leucyl aminopeptidase family protein, whose translation MSASFSTAENATPIHAITPQMLPQTLAALDEAARKWVEGAGFAAKLGELALIPNTDGSLRAVLAGWGDATTRARGRFHMATVAAKLPAGDYRFADGLDASERAESALAWLLAAYRFERYRKQGSQGARLLAPNGVDAARIEVEARATYLARDLINTPANDMTPAALEAAITALAQRHKARVSAIVGDDLLKENLPMIHAVGRAAATAPRLVDLIWGDETHPKVTLVGKGVCFDTGGLNLKPGASMGLMKKDMGGAATAIGLAQMIMELNLPLRLRLLVPAVENAVSGTSFRPQDILTSRKGLTVEINNTDAEGRLVLADALALADEECPDILLSLATLTGAARVALGPDTPPFYTDNDSFAAQIAAGAATRADPLWRMPFHTPYEAMIEPGIADLDNAPGGGMAGSITAALFLRRFVEQAKVFTHFDLYGWVPAALPARPKGGEMQGARAMLAAIEAHLK comes from the coding sequence ATGTCCGCCAGCTTTTCAACCGCCGAAAATGCCACGCCAATTCATGCCATTACCCCGCAAATGCTGCCCCAAACGCTGGCCGCGCTGGATGAGGCTGCGCGCAAATGGGTTGAAGGTGCGGGCTTTGCCGCCAAGCTGGGCGAGCTTGCGCTTATTCCGAACACCGATGGCAGCCTGCGCGCCGTGCTGGCGGGCTGGGGTGATGCGACAACGCGGGCGCGCGGGCGCTTCCACATGGCAACGGTTGCCGCAAAACTGCCCGCGGGCGATTATCGTTTCGCCGATGGGCTGGACGCAAGTGAACGCGCCGAATCGGCTCTGGCCTGGCTGCTGGCTGCTTACCGGTTCGAGCGGTATCGCAAACAGGGCAGCCAGGGCGCGCGGCTGCTGGCCCCCAACGGCGTTGATGCAGCGCGGATCGAGGTTGAGGCGCGCGCCACCTATCTGGCCCGCGACCTGATCAACACCCCCGCCAATGATATGACCCCCGCCGCGCTGGAAGCCGCAATAACCGCGCTCGCCCAGCGCCACAAGGCCAGGGTTTCGGCCATTGTCGGCGATGATCTGCTGAAGGAAAACCTGCCGATGATCCACGCGGTTGGCCGCGCCGCCGCCACTGCACCGCGCCTGGTTGACCTGATCTGGGGCGACGAGACCCACCCCAAAGTGACCCTTGTCGGCAAAGGCGTGTGCTTTGATACGGGCGGGCTGAACCTGAAACCCGGTGCCAGCATGGGGCTGATGAAAAAGGATATGGGCGGGGCGGCCACCGCCATTGGCCTTGCGCAGATGATCATGGAGCTGAACCTGCCGCTGCGCCTGCGCCTGCTGGTGCCTGCGGTTGAAAACGCGGTCTCCGGCACTTCCTTTCGCCCGCAAGATATTCTGACCTCGCGCAAGGGGCTGACGGTCGAGATCAACAACACCGATGCCGAGGGCCGGCTTGTGCTGGCCGATGCGCTGGCACTGGCCGATGAGGAATGCCCCGATATTCTGTTGTCGCTTGCCACGCTGACCGGCGCGGCGCGCGTCGCCCTTGGCCCCGATACGCCGCCGTTTTACACCGATAACGACAGCTTTGCGGCGCAGATCGCCGCCGGTGCGGCCACCAGGGCCGACCCGCTGTGGCGTATGCCCTTCCATACCCCCTATGAGGCGATGATCGAGCCCGGCATCGCCGATCTGGACAATGCGCCGGGCGGGGGCATGGCGGGGTCGATCACCGCTGCACTTTTCCTGCGCCGCTTTGTGGAACAGGCGAAGGTGTTTACGCATTTCGACCTCTATGGCTGGGTGCCCGCCGCCTTGCCCGCCCGCCCCAAAGGTGGCGAAATGCAAGGCGCGCGCGCCATGCTTGCCGCGATCGAGGCGCATTTGAAATGA
- a CDS encoding NlpC/P60 family protein produces the protein MSDARLTPMRGLPGEKQRILQAIADQTATANGARENQLLWGEAFTPFDHDGGFTYGQAACGYMGWVAADALGPWLAPGHRVCVQGSFLYERADLKSPTRARLPFGARLAVTGTEGEFSETADGFVFSRHLASGPAKDHVAVAVKFIGAPYLWGGRSDSGLDCSGLVQLALQAAGHSAPRDSDMQQALGAPVTGPLKRGDLVFWRGHVGIMIDGESLLHANAYSMQVAVEPLEEAATRIAHKGGGPITHRRRLVI, from the coding sequence ATGAGCGATGCGCGGCTGACCCCGATGCGCGGCCTGCCCGGCGAGAAGCAGCGCATCCTGCAGGCCATTGCCGACCAAACCGCCACAGCGAATGGGGCGCGCGAAAACCAGCTTCTATGGGGCGAAGCCTTTACGCCCTTTGACCATGACGGCGGTTTCACCTACGGGCAGGCCGCGTGCGGCTATATGGGCTGGGTGGCGGCAGATGCGCTTGGCCCGTGGCTTGCGCCAGGTCACCGCGTCTGCGTGCAGGGCAGTTTCCTCTATGAACGGGCCGACCTGAAATCGCCCACACGCGCGCGCCTGCCTTTTGGGGCGCGGCTGGCGGTAACAGGCACCGAGGGCGAGTTTTCAGAAACCGCCGATGGTTTCGTTTTCAGCCGCCATCTGGCCAGCGGCCCGGCCAAGGACCATGTCGCCGTTGCCGTGAAATTCATCGGCGCGCCGTATTTATGGGGCGGGCGGTCGGATTCCGGGCTTGATTGTTCGGGCCTTGTGCAACTGGCACTACAGGCCGCCGGCCACAGCGCCCCGCGCGATTCCGACATGCAACAGGCTTTGGGTGCGCCGGTAACCGGGCCGCTGAAACGCGGCGATCTGGTCTTCTGGCGCGGCCATGTCGGCATCATGATCGATGGTGAAAGCCTGCTCCATGCCAATGCTTACAGTATGCAGGTGGCGGTGGAGCCGCTGGAAGAGGCCGCAACGCGCATTGCCCACAAGGGCGGCGGGCCGATCACCCATCGCCGCCGCCTGGTTATTTAA
- a CDS encoding fumarylacetoacetate hydrolase family protein, translating into MKLLRYGPLGQERPGMIDAEGRIRDLSDHVTDFGGSTVAISALERLHRLDPANLPLVSGQQRIGACLADAPNFYAIGRNYAAHAAETGSDLPNEPLVFNKATSCIAGPFDAVPLPKGSDRIDWEIELGVVIGAPTFNVSRREALSHVAGYCIVNDVSARDWQKDRGGQWVKGKSAPGFGPIGPWLVTADEVPDPQALALNLSLNGEMRQAARTSDMVFDVAHLISYMSGFLALRPGDIIATGTPEGVGLGAKPPRFLAKGDILRLEISGLGRQEYSVK; encoded by the coding sequence ATGAAGCTTTTACGCTATGGACCCTTGGGGCAAGAGCGCCCCGGCATGATCGATGCCGAAGGCCGGATTCGCGACCTGTCCGACCATGTGACCGATTTTGGCGGCAGCACGGTGGCCATTTCCGCGCTGGAACGCCTGCACCGGCTGGACCCGGCCAATCTGCCGCTTGTCTCTGGCCAGCAGCGCATTGGCGCCTGCCTTGCCGATGCACCGAATTTTTATGCCATCGGGCGTAACTATGCCGCCCATGCCGCCGAAACCGGTTCCGATCTGCCGAACGAGCCACTGGTGTTCAACAAGGCCACGAGCTGCATTGCCGGCCCGTTTGATGCCGTGCCTTTGCCCAAGGGTAGCGACAGGATTGACTGGGAGATCGAGCTTGGCGTGGTCATCGGCGCGCCCACCTTCAATGTGTCGCGCCGCGAGGCGCTGTCGCATGTGGCGGGCTATTGCATTGTGAACGATGTATCGGCGCGCGATTGGCAGAAAGACCGTGGCGGCCAATGGGTCAAAGGCAAATCAGCCCCCGGTTTTGGCCCGATCGGCCCCTGGCTTGTCACGGCCGACGAGGTGCCAGACCCGCAGGCGCTGGCGCTGAACCTTAGCCTGAATGGCGAAATGCGCCAGGCGGCGCGCACATCCGATATGGTGTTCGATGTCGCGCATCTCATTTCCTATATGTCGGGGTTTCTTGCGCTGCGTCCGGGCGATATTATCGCCACCGGCACACCGGAAGGCGTGGGGCTGGGGGCAAAACCGCCGCGCTTTCTGGCCAAAGGCGATATTCTGCGGCTGGAAATTTCCGGCCTCGGGCGGCAGGAATATTCGGTTAAATAA
- the dxs gene encoding 1-deoxy-D-xylulose-5-phosphate synthase — translation MRPATPLLDTVSSPADLKGMSAAQLRQLADELRAETISAVSVTGGHLGAGLGVVELTVALHAIFDAPRDKIIFDVGHQCYPHKILTGRRDRIRTLRSGGGLSGFTKRSESPYDPFGAAHSSTSISAALGFAAARELGGAPETGVGDAVAVIGDGAMSAGMAFEALNNAGHMNKRLFVILNDNEMSIAPPVGALSAYLSRIYSQEPFQELKSAAKGFAQLLPPPLAEGARRAKEMVKSLTVGGTLFEELGFSYVGPVDGHDMAALTSILRTLHDRADGPVLLHVLTTKGKGYAPAEQAADKGHARAKFDVLTGEQAKAAPNAPSYTSVFARALIAEAEADSRVVGITAAMPDGTGMDKFAAKFPRRMFDVGIAEQHGVTFSAGLAAGGLKPFCAIYSTFLQRGYDQVVHDVAIQRLPVRFAIDRAGLVGADGATHAGSFDIAFLANLPDFVVMAAADEAELMHMVATAASINDRPSAFRFPRGEGVGVELPARGSVLEIGKGRVVQKGSRVAILSFGARLSECQRAAEALAARGITPTIADARFAKPLDTDLIDRLAAEHEALITIEEGAIGGFGSHVAQHLAESGVFDTGLKFRSMVLPDTFLDHDSPAAMYKAARLSAADIEARVLHVLGIGNLGAARA, via the coding sequence ATGCGCCCGGCAACCCCGTTGCTCGATACCGTTTCCAGCCCGGCCGACCTGAAGGGCATGAGCGCCGCGCAACTGCGCCAACTGGCCGACGAGCTGCGCGCCGAAACCATTTCGGCAGTGTCTGTCACCGGCGGGCATTTGGGCGCCGGGCTTGGCGTGGTGGAACTGACCGTGGCGCTGCACGCCATTTTCGATGCGCCGCGCGACAAGATCATTTTTGACGTTGGCCACCAGTGCTATCCGCATAAAATTCTGACCGGGCGGCGTGACCGCATCCGCACCTTGCGCAGCGGCGGCGGGCTATCGGGCTTCACCAAGCGCAGCGAAAGCCCGTATGACCCGTTTGGCGCGGCGCATTCCTCCACCTCTATTTCGGCCGCCCTTGGTTTTGCCGCAGCGCGCGAGCTTGGCGGCGCACCCGAGACCGGGGTTGGCGATGCCGTGGCGGTCATTGGCGATGGCGCGATGAGCGCCGGCATGGCGTTCGAGGCGCTGAACAATGCCGGGCATATGAACAAGCGGCTGTTTGTCATTCTGAACGACAACGAAATGTCGATCGCCCCGCCGGTGGGCGCGCTTTCGGCCTATCTGTCGCGCATTTACAGCCAGGAACCGTTTCAGGAGCTGAAATCCGCCGCCAAGGGCTTTGCGCAGCTTTTGCCGCCACCGCTGGCCGAAGGCGCGCGCCGCGCCAAGGAAATGGTCAAATCCCTGACCGTGGGTGGCACATTGTTTGAAGAGCTTGGCTTTTCCTATGTCGGCCCGGTCGATGGGCATGACATGGCCGCGCTGACCAGCATTTTGCGCACATTGCATGACCGCGCCGATGGCCCCGTTCTGCTGCATGTTCTTACAACCAAGGGCAAGGGCTATGCCCCTGCCGAGCAGGCCGCCGACAAGGGCCATGCGCGGGCGAAGTTCGATGTGCTGACCGGCGAGCAGGCCAAGGCCGCCCCGAATGCGCCAAGCTATACCAGTGTTTTTGCGCGTGCGCTGATCGCCGAGGCCGAGGCCGATAGCCGCGTCGTGGGCATCACCGCCGCCATGCCCGATGGCACCGGCATGGATAAATTCGCCGCCAAATTCCCGCGCCGGATGTTCGATGTCGGCATTGCCGAACAGCATGGCGTAACCTTCAGCGCCGGTCTGGCGGCTGGCGGGCTGAAACCGTTTTGCGCGATCTATTCGACCTTCCTGCAGCGCGGTTATGATCAGGTTGTGCATGATGTTGCCATCCAGCGCCTGCCGGTGCGCTTTGCGATCGACCGTGCCGGGCTGGTTGGCGCCGATGGGGCCACCCATGCCGGCAGCTTTGACATTGCCTTTCTTGCCAACCTGCCCGATTTCGTTGTGATGGCGGCGGCAGACGAGGCAGAGTTGATGCATATGGTTGCCACGGCGGCCAGCATCAACGACCGGCCCAGCGCCTTTCGTTTTCCGCGTGGCGAGGGTGTGGGGGTAGAGCTTCCGGCGCGCGGCTCGGTCCTGGAAATCGGCAAGGGCCGCGTGGTGCAGAAGGGTAGCCGCGTGGCGATACTGTCCTTCGGGGCGCGGCTTTCAGAATGCCAGCGTGCGGCTGAGGCGCTTGCCGCGCGCGGCATAACGCCCACCATTGCCGATGCGCGCTTTGCCAAACCGCTCGACACCGATCTGATTGATCGCTTGGCCGCTGAACACGAGGCGCTGATCACCATTGAAGAAGGTGCGATTGGCGGCTTTGGCAGCCATGTCGCCCAGCATCTGGCCGAATCCGGCGTGTTCGATACCGGGTTGAAATTCCGTTCGATGGTGCTGCCCGATACCTTCCTTGACCATGACAGCCCGGCGGCGATGTATAAGGCCGCCAGGCTCTCGGCCGCCGATATCGAGGCCAGGGTGTTGCATGTGCTGGGCATTGGCAACCTTGGGGCGGCGCGCGCCTAA
- a CDS encoding polyprenyl synthetase family protein, producing the protein MAASAPDFAAVLAGAAARSEARLDAELPSAAEGRIAKAMRYAALAKGKRLRGFLAIEGAELHGLSPDIGDGLAAAVECLHAYSLVHDDLPAMDDDDLRRGLPTLHVKWDEATAILAGDALQAEAFDILANLNAPNATGLLNAIKALAHAAGGRGMVQGQALDIAAESATVPLGLDDITHLQSLKTGALIGWSATAGAVVAGDDPSALADYAAAIGLAFQIHDDVLDVAGDATLAGKRLGKDEAAGKATFVSLLGLEAAQGRAQQLCARACDALAPYGKRGDNLRAAARYIVTRRS; encoded by the coding sequence ATGGCAGCGTCCGCACCCGATTTTGCCGCCGTGCTGGCAGGGGCGGCGGCGCGCAGCGAGGCGCGTCTGGATGCCGAGCTGCCATCCGCCGCCGAAGGTCGTATCGCCAAGGCCATGCGCTATGCCGCGCTGGCCAAGGGCAAGCGGCTGCGCGGGTTTCTGGCGATCGAGGGTGCAGAACTGCACGGGCTCAGCCCCGACATTGGCGATGGTCTGGCCGCGGCCGTGGAATGCCTGCACGCCTATTCCTTGGTGCATGACGATCTGCCGGCAATGGATGATGACGATCTGCGCCGCGGCCTGCCGACCCTGCATGTCAAATGGGACGAGGCGACGGCAATTCTGGCGGGCGATGCGCTGCAGGCCGAAGCCTTTGACATTCTTGCCAACCTGAACGCGCCCAATGCGACTGGTTTGCTGAATGCCATCAAAGCACTGGCACATGCGGCGGGCGGGCGCGGCATGGTGCAGGGTCAGGCGCTGGATATTGCGGCTGAGTCCGCGACCGTGCCGCTGGGTCTGGATGACATCACGCATCTGCAATCACTCAAGACCGGCGCGCTGATCGGCTGGTCGGCCACGGCGGGGGCCGTGGTGGCGGGCGATGATCCATCGGCACTGGCCGATTATGCCGCCGCCATTGGCCTCGCCTTCCAGATCCATGATGATGTGCTGGATGTTGCGGGCGACGCCACGCTGGCCGGCAAGCGCCTTGGCAAGGACGAGGCGGCCGGAAAAGCCACCTTTGTTTCGCTGCTGGGGCTGGAGGCTGCACAGGGCCGCGCGCAACAGCTTTGCGCGCGCGCTTGTGACGCGCTTGCGCCTTATGGTAAGCGCGGCGATAATTTGCGTGCAGCCGCGCGCTATATCGTAACGCGCCGCTCATAA
- a CDS encoding exodeoxyribonuclease VII small subunit, which translates to MSDKPVEQMSFEEAMAALEDVVKQLESGEVPLDESIRLYERGGALKAHCAARLKEAEEAVTRITLGADGKPDGAEPVDIS; encoded by the coding sequence ATGAGCGACAAACCCGTAGAGCAGATGAGCTTTGAAGAGGCGATGGCCGCCTTGGAAGATGTGGTGAAGCAGCTTGAAAGCGGCGAGGTGCCGCTGGATGAATCGATCAGGCTTTATGAACGCGGCGGCGCGCTGAAAGCCCATTGCGCCGCGCGGCTGAAAGAGGCGGAAGAGGCGGTGACGCGCATCACGCTTGGCGCCGATGGCAAGCCGGACGGGGCCGAGCCGGTCGATATTTCCTGA
- a CDS encoding histone deacetylase family protein has product MTTALITHESALDHVTPDGHPERVERVVRLNAEFATPAYASLLRVEAPAVADEAILRAHPPEYLASLKARIPSRGFAAIDPDTHLSPESWQAVLRSAGAAVQAVDMVMAGAARNAFAMMRPPGHHAEKAEAMGFCFLGNVAIAAKHALEHHGLSRVAILDFDVHHGNGTQDLVWDDARIAFCSSHQMPLYPGTGRADERGAHGNVLNIPLPGLSDGPAFRAAMQRLALPFLRDHRPEMLFISAGFDAHRLDPLANLNLEGDDFYWITAEICKLAQEFAQGRVVSVLEGGYSLDGLADGATAHMRALMEAGE; this is encoded by the coding sequence ATGACAACAGCACTCATCACACATGAATCGGCGCTTGATCACGTCACCCCGGATGGCCACCCCGAGCGGGTGGAGCGGGTTGTGCGCCTGAACGCAGAATTTGCCACCCCTGCCTATGCCAGCCTGCTGCGCGTTGAAGCCCCGGCGGTGGCAGATGAGGCGATTTTGCGCGCGCATCCGCCGGAATATCTTGCCAGCCTCAAGGCGCGCATCCCCAGCCGGGGCTTTGCCGCGATCGACCCCGATACCCATCTTTCGCCCGAAAGCTGGCAAGCGGTGTTGCGCAGCGCCGGGGCCGCCGTGCAGGCGGTCGATATGGTCATGGCGGGCGCGGCGCGAAACGCATTCGCCATGATGCGCCCCCCCGGCCACCATGCCGAAAAAGCCGAGGCGATGGGCTTTTGCTTTCTGGGCAATGTGGCGATTGCCGCCAAACATGCGCTGGAGCATCACGGGCTTTCACGCGTGGCAATACTGGATTTTGACGTGCATCACGGGAATGGCACGCAAGATCTGGTATGGGATGATGCGCGCATCGCCTTTTGCTCCAGCCATCAGATGCCGCTTTACCCCGGCACCGGCCGGGCCGATGAGCGCGGCGCGCATGGCAATGTGCTGAATATCCCCTTGCCGGGGCTGAGCGATGGGCCGGCATTCCGCGCGGCCATGCAGCGCCTTGCCCTGCCGTTTCTGCGCGACCACAGGCCCGAAATGCTGTTCATATCGGCAGGGTTCGATGCCCACAGGCTTGACCCGCTGGCAAATCTGAACCTTGAGGGCGATGATTTTTACTGGATCACCGCTGAAATTTGCAAACTGGCGCAGGAATTCGCACAGGGTCGCGTGGTGTCGGTGCTGGAGGGCGGCTATAGTCTCGACGGGCTGGCCGATGGGGCCACCGCCCATATGCGCGCGTTGATGGAGGCAGGCGAATGA
- the mutM gene encoding bifunctional DNA-formamidopyrimidine glycosylase/DNA-(apurinic or apyrimidinic site) lyase: MPELPEVETIRRGLLPVMEGAVIARLTLRRAGLRWPFPAAMAETVSGARVLLLRRRAKYILADLDNRHTLLFHMGMSGRILIEGASPDARAHDRAAPTRHDHALFDMHNGARITFNDARRFGMLDLFATGAEAAQPLLAKLGPEPLGNDLNAAALADRFAGRKSPIKTALLDQRIIAGLGNIYVSEALWRAQIHPETPIGALGLAQIETLIRQIRDVLDEAIAAGGSSLRDYRQTDGELGYFQHGFAVYDRAEHPCARPGCAGQIARITQAGRSSYFCPLCQPKG, encoded by the coding sequence ATGCCCGAACTGCCCGAAGTTGAAACCATCCGCCGCGGCCTGCTGCCGGTCATGGAGGGCGCGGTGATTGCACGGCTGACCCTGCGCCGCGCCGGGCTGCGCTGGCCATTCCCCGCCGCTATGGCCGAAACCGTCAGCGGCGCGCGCGTATTGCTGCTGCGCCGCCGCGCCAAATACATTCTGGCCGATCTCGACAACCGCCACACGCTGCTGTTTCATATGGGCATGTCGGGGCGGATTCTGATAGAGGGCGCCAGCCCCGATGCCCGCGCGCATGACCGTGCCGCGCCCACCCGGCACGACCATGCGCTGTTTGATATGCACAACGGCGCGCGCATCACCTTCAACGATGCCCGCCGCTTTGGAATGCTCGATCTTTTTGCCACCGGGGCCGAGGCGGCCCAGCCCTTGCTGGCCAAACTGGGGCCGGAGCCTTTGGGCAATGATCTGAACGCCGCTGCGCTGGCCGACCGGTTTGCCGGGCGCAAATCTCCGATCAAAACCGCGCTGCTGGATCAGCGCATTATTGCGGGGCTTGGCAATATCTATGTGTCCGAGGCGCTGTGGCGTGCGCAAATTCACCCCGAAACCCCCATCGGCGCGCTGGGCCTTGCACAAATCGAAACCCTCATCCGCCAAATCCGCGATGTGCTGGACGAGGCGATAGCGGCCGGTGGCTCCAGCCTGCGCGACTATCGCCAGACCGATGGTGAACTCGGCTATTTCCAGCATGGTTTTGCGGTGTATGACCGCGCCGAACACCCCTGCGCCAGGCCGGGCTGCGCCGGGCAGATTGCGCGCATCACCCAGGCCGGGCGTTCCAGCTATTTCTGCCCCCTCTGCCAGCCAAAGGGTTGA
- a CDS encoding enoyl-CoA hydratase — MAYETILVDIEDHVALIRLNRPEALNALNSTLLGELGNALADADENPDIRCIVLTGSDKAFAAGADIKEMADKSFVDMFGGDFFTPETEALMRIRKPIIAAVAGYALGGGLELAMICDIMIAADNAKFGQPEINLGVVAGMGGTQRLTRFVGKSKSMEMNLTGRFMDAKEAESSGLVSRVVPLKDLLSEARATATKISEKSMLTVMAVKEAVNRSYEVSLREGLLFERRIFHALFATNDQKEGMNAFAEKRSPQFRDT; from the coding sequence ATGGCCTATGAAACGATTCTTGTAGACATTGAAGACCATGTCGCCCTGATCCGGCTGAACCGGCCCGAGGCGCTGAACGCGCTGAACTCCACCCTGCTGGGCGAGCTTGGCAATGCACTGGCCGATGCCGATGAAAACCCGGATATCCGCTGTATCGTGCTGACCGGGTCCGACAAGGCCTTTGCCGCGGGGGCCGATATCAAGGAAATGGCGGATAAATCCTTTGTCGATATGTTCGGTGGTGACTTTTTCACCCCGGAAACCGAGGCGCTGATGCGCATCCGCAAGCCCATCATTGCGGCGGTTGCCGGCTATGCGCTGGGTGGCGGGCTGGAACTGGCGATGATCTGCGACATCATGATCGCCGCGGATAACGCCAAATTCGGCCAGCCCGAAATCAACCTCGGCGTTGTCGCCGGCATGGGCGGCACGCAGCGGCTTACGCGGTTTGTGGGCAAATCCAAATCGATGGAAATGAACCTGACAGGCCGGTTCATGGATGCAAAGGAAGCGGAAAGCTCTGGCCTTGTCAGCCGGGTCGTGCCGCTGAAAGACTTGCTGAGCGAGGCGCGGGCCACGGCCACCAAGATCAGCGAAAAATCCATGCTCACCGTGATGGCCGTCAAGGAAGCCGTGAACCGCAGCTACGAGGTCAGTCTGCGCGAAGGATTGTTGTTTGAACGCCGCATCTTCCACGCGCTTTTTGCGACAAACGACCAAAAAGAGGGCATGAATGCCTTTGCCGAAAAGCGCAGCCCGCAATTCCGCGACACCTAG
- the rpsT gene encoding 30S ribosomal protein S20 — protein sequence MANSPQSKKRARTAERRTAINKSRRSRIKTFIRRVEEAISSGDQSKAQEALKNAQPEIMRGVTKGVVHLNTASRKISRLAGRINAMSA from the coding sequence ATGGCCAACTCGCCCCAATCCAAGAAACGCGCCCGGACGGCCGAGCGCCGCACCGCGATCAACAAATCGCGCCGCTCGCGCATCAAGACCTTCATCCGCCGCGTTGAAGAGGCGATCAGCTCTGGCGATCAGTCCAAGGCGCAGGAAGCGTTGAAAAACGCACAGCCCGAAATTATGCGCGGCGTCACAAAAGGCGTTGTCCACCTGAACACCGCCAGCCGCAAGATTTCGCGCCTTGCTGGCCGCATAAACGCGATGTCTGCGTAA
- a CDS encoding rhodanese-like domain-containing protein: MQKDIGEVGPQQAWEILSNDPTARLVDVRTRAEWSFVGVPDLAPLSGQTLLVEWKSFPQMQRNENFVSELLTGLDDAPASKLLFICRSGARSLEAARLVASALGGQDNPPECINVAEGFEGDLDPAAHRGQSNGWKAAGLPWRQS; encoded by the coding sequence ATGCAAAAAGACATTGGCGAGGTCGGGCCGCAACAGGCCTGGGAGATTCTCAGCAATGATCCGACCGCGCGGCTGGTAGATGTGCGCACACGCGCCGAATGGAGCTTTGTTGGCGTGCCGGATCTTGCGCCGCTTTCGGGGCAGACCCTGCTGGTTGAATGGAAAAGCTTTCCCCAGATGCAGCGCAACGAGAATTTTGTCAGCGAATTGCTGACCGGGCTTGATGATGCGCCGGCCAGCAAGCTGCTGTTCATCTGCCGCTCGGGCGCGCGGTCGCTGGAAGCGGCGCGCCTTGTGGCCAGCGCGCTTGGCGGCCAAGACAATCCACCCGAATGCATAAATGTCGCCGAAGGCTTTGAAGGCGATCTCGACCCTGCCGCGCATCGCGGCCAATCAAATGGCTGGAAAGCCGCTGGCTTGCCCTGGCGGCAATCCTGA